The following are encoded in a window of uncultured Sphaerochaeta sp. genomic DNA:
- a CDS encoding L-serine ammonia-lyase has translation MESLRELYRIGYGPSSSHTMGPRSAAQHFLSLHADCQRFEADLYGSLAATGKGHLTDKALREVFSSAGKDVEIVWYPEIEKPFHPNALTIRSLSNTGEFIFENTYYSVGGGKIVLEGEDADQAVEVYPKAYSKMRQILDYCGDEGMQIWEFALQFEDSGILTYMDEIWGVMCDAIERGVNAEGVLPGGLKLPRKASQFNSKAGEFTAAMGNPAFAISYALAVSEENAGGGKIVTAPTCGSCGVLPGVLYYLAKQYKFPKIRILRALLTAGIIGNVVKTNGSISGAEVGCQGEIGVACAMAGAAATQLLGGSIFQIEYAAEMGLEHHLGLTCDPMRGLVQIPCIERNALATMRSIDHCTYALLGDGRHKVSFDSVIEVMMETGQALPSLYRETSKGGLAKVLG, from the coding sequence ATGGAATCCTTGCGTGAACTCTACAGAATCGGGTATGGCCCCTCGAGTAGCCATACCATGGGCCCTCGCTCTGCGGCACAACACTTCCTCTCTCTTCATGCCGACTGTCAGAGGTTTGAGGCTGATTTGTACGGAAGTTTGGCTGCTACCGGGAAGGGGCACTTGACCGATAAAGCCTTGCGAGAGGTTTTTTCCTCCGCGGGAAAAGATGTTGAGATTGTCTGGTACCCAGAAATTGAGAAACCTTTCCACCCCAATGCACTTACAATACGTTCCCTCTCTAATACAGGTGAATTCATCTTTGAGAATACCTACTACAGTGTAGGAGGCGGAAAAATTGTTCTGGAAGGCGAAGATGCTGACCAGGCTGTAGAAGTCTATCCCAAGGCATATTCCAAAATGCGCCAGATCCTTGACTACTGCGGGGATGAAGGCATGCAGATCTGGGAGTTTGCGCTCCAGTTCGAGGATTCGGGCATTCTTACCTATATGGATGAAATCTGGGGTGTGATGTGCGATGCAATCGAGCGTGGGGTGAATGCAGAGGGAGTGCTTCCTGGGGGCTTGAAGCTTCCAAGAAAGGCAAGCCAATTCAACTCCAAGGCTGGTGAGTTCACCGCTGCAATGGGAAATCCTGCATTCGCCATCAGCTACGCTCTTGCAGTCAGTGAGGAGAATGCTGGTGGGGGCAAGATTGTCACAGCCCCAACCTGTGGAAGCTGTGGGGTGCTCCCAGGGGTTTTGTACTATTTGGCTAAACAGTACAAGTTCCCCAAGATCCGTATATTGCGTGCGCTTCTCACCGCTGGGATTATTGGCAATGTGGTGAAGACCAATGGATCAATCAGTGGAGCGGAGGTTGGTTGCCAAGGAGAGATAGGAGTTGCCTGTGCCATGGCCGGAGCAGCTGCAACACAACTTCTTGGTGGTTCCATCTTCCAGATAGAGTATGCTGCAGAGATGGGCCTCGAGCATCATCTTGGCCTTACCTGTGATCCAATGCGTGGTCTTGTGCAGATTCCATGCATCGAACGAAATGCTCTTGCCACCATGCGTTCCATAGACCATTGCACCTATGCCCTTCTTGGTGATGGGCGCCATAAAGTCTCTTTCGACAGTGTCATCGAGGTGATGATGGAAACTGGACAAGCACTTCCTTCCCTCTATAGAGAAACAAGCAAAGGCGGCCTTGCAAAAGTCCTCGGATAA